The proteins below come from a single Sorghum bicolor cultivar BTx623 chromosome 4, Sorghum_bicolor_NCBIv3, whole genome shotgun sequence genomic window:
- the LOC8056418 gene encoding kinesin-like protein KIN-10A gives MAPQPTPPPRPAPAPTPTPQAAAATNPRTPAAKHRLHFPAATPRNANNGGGGGATEHPVEVIGRIRNLASGTASALEIASGGTAVRVRGDAGGCRDFTLDGVSVSEEEDLEGFYRRFVRSRIQGVRVGAKCTVMVYGPTGSGKSHTMFGCTNPKQPGIVYRALRDILEGGGGGEGDSAEDDAGFDAGLFVQVAVLEIYNEEIYDLLAGSGATAKGNAPKARLEVMGKKAKNATYISGNEAGKISREVAKVEKRRTVKSTLCNERSSRSHCMIILDVPSVGGRLMLVDMAGSENIEAAGQTGFEAKMQTAKINQGNTALKRVVESIANGDSHVPFRDSKLTMLLQDSFEDDKSKILMILCASPDPKELHKTVSTLEYGAKAKCIIRAAHAATPRDKMSSEESSAMLNSRIVAMNQFIHKLQKENKLREKERNEAQNVLKLKEEELAQLRAKLKLIEGQEMEEIWSLRSELAKMEEAMRKQQQELTALRHQLHEVEREKADGSQLVQQDSFGGRLLARLSEMPAGLDQSMAMSMSMDLDTGDQPAMQDVKVIKEDPHQQGHIRNQTATAASACTGSAVQEDDVRLSGYPEKTVLSTVFEEGDEDDAEKECGLQEEVRKEVVEENFKMDTTQHTLSEPDDPATRKHRIENIFRLCGNYREIAKKPKVQSPAKEMFWNENKSPAKQVFGDQNKSLANQTFGDENKEPSAWGAIENPMCDVRVTDSPVSSQLSPIVCQVVDAPLSDQLNTCSAAEESDPKKENSLAGQKDGGLLEVYIKWESGSLIKGLKVLHNSCLSDLRKLIEAHFEEVGSKQQQHQFTFLLLGDPSGAPVSRDKEASVQISRLPHWNNQPDSYLACLRAAKKPAVDNMPFSPLDSKLNTVLKDAHLAGAMSPKVNQMSSPKVNQMSPNYIRELRA, from the exons ATGGCGCCGCAGCCCACTCCGCCTCCGcgtccggcgccggcgccgacgccgacgcctcaGGCCGCGGCCGCGACGAACCCCAGGACGCCCGCGGCCAAGCACCGCCTCCACTTCCCCGCCGCCACCCCGAGGAACGCCaacaacggcggcggcggcggcgccacggaGCATCCGGTCGAGGTGATCGGCCGCATCCGGAACCTCGCCTCGGGGACCGCGTCCGCGCTGGAGATTGCGAGCGGCGGGACGGCCGTGCGCGTGCGCGGCGACGCGGGCGGTTGCCGCGACTTCACCCTTGACGGCGTCTCCGTGTCCGAGGAGGAGGACCTCGAGGGGTTCTACCGCCGCTTCGTGCGCTCCAGGATCCAGGGCGTCCGGGTCGGGGCCAAGTGCACCGTCATGGTCTACGGGCCCACGGGGTCCGGGAAGAGCCACACCATGTTCGGCTGCACCAACCCCAAGCAGCCCGGGATCGTGTACCGCGCGCTCAGGGACATCCTTgagggaggaggcggcggcgaaggCGATTCCGCTGAGGATGACGCCGGGTTTGACGCCGGCCTCTTCGTCCAGGTCGCGGTGCTGGAGATCTACAACGAGGAGATCTACGATTTGCTCGCGGGAAGCGGGGCCACTGCTAAAGGAAACGCCCCCAAG GCGAGACTGGAAGTAATGGGGAAAAAGGCAAAGAACGCAACTTATATATCTGGAAATGAAGCTGGGAAGATATCAAGAGAAGTTGCTAAGGTGGAAAAGCGAAGAACTGTGAAGAGCACACTTTGCAATGAGAGAAGTTCGCGAAGCCATTGCATG ATTATCCTGGATGTCCCATCTGTGGGAGGAAGGTTAATGCTTGTGGACATGGCTGGATCGGAAAACATAGAAGCAGCAGGACAAACAGGATTTGAAGCCAAAATGCAG ACGGCAAAAATTAACCAAGGGAACACTGCTTTGAAGCGAGTGGTTGAATCCATTGCTAATGGTGATTCCCATGTTCCATTTAGGGATAGCAAGCTCACAATGCTACTACAG GACTCATTCGAGGATGACAAATCCAAAATCCTGATGATTCTGTGCGCCAGTCCTGACCCAAAGGAATTGCACAAGACAGTTTCTACTTTGGAATATGGTGCCAAGGCAAAGTGTATTATCCGTGCTGCTCATGCCGCAACACCTAGGGACAAAATGAGCTCTGAGGAGTCATCTGCAATGCTCAATTCTAGAATTGTTGCGATGAACCAGTTCATCCACAAGCTTCAAAAGGAGAACAAACTTAGGGAGAAAGAGCGCAATGAGGCCCAGAATGTGCTAAAGCTGAAGGAAGAGGAGCTAGCACAACTGAGAGCAAAGCTCAAGCTGATAGAAGGGCAAGAAATGGAGGAAATCTGGTCATTGAGGAGTGAACTCGCGAAGATGGAAGAAGCGATGCGTAAGCAGCAGCAAGAGCTCACTGCACTAAGACATCAACTGCATGAGGTTGAGCGTGAAAAGGCTGATGGTTCTCAGCTAGTGCAGCAGGATTCTTTTGGAGGTAGATTGCTGGCACGGCTATCAGAGATGCCTGCaggccttgatcaatcaatggCAATGTCCATGTCTATGGACTTGGATACAGGAGATCAGCCAGCCATGCAAGACGTCAAGGTAATAAAGGAGGATCCTCACCAGCAGGGCCACATACGGAATCAAACAGCCACAGCAGCAAGTGCTTGCACAGGGTCTGCGGTGCAAGAAGATGATGTCAGGCTGTCCGGGTATCCTGAAAAGACTGTCCTCAGCACTGTGTTTGAGGAGGGAGACGAAGATGATGCAGAGAAGGAATGTGGTCTTCAAGAGGAGGTACGCAAGGAGGTTGTAGAGGAGAACTTTAAGATGGACACAACACAACATACACTTTCTGAGCCAGACGATCCTGCAACAAGGAAGCATCGGATTGAGAACATATTCAGGCTATGTGGCAATTATCGTGAAATAGCTAAGAAACCAAAGGTCCAGTCACCAGCAAAGGAAATGTTCTGGAATGAGAACAAGTCTCCAGCGAAGCAAGTGTTTGGGGATCAGAACAAATCATTGGCAAACCAAACTTTTGGAGATGAAAACAAGGAGCCGTCGGCATGGGGAGCTATAGAGAACCCCATGTGCGACGTCAGAGTGACTGACAGCCCAGTGTCTTCTCAACTTTCTCCAATCGTATGCCAAGTTGTGGATGCACCATTATCGGATCAACTGAATACATGCAGTGCAGCGGAAGAGAGTGATCCGAAGAAGGAGAACAGCCTTGCTGGACAGAAGGATGGCGGCCTCTTGGAAGTTTACATAAAATGGGAGTCTGGCAGCCTGATCAAAGGGCTGAAGGTACTGCACAACTCATGCCTTTCAGATCTGAGGAAGCTCATAGAGGCTCACTTTGAAGAAGTAGGCAGCAAACAGCAGCAGCATCAGTTCACCTTCCTTCTCCTCGGG GACCCGTCCGGTGCTCCCGTGTCCAGGGACAAGGAAGCTTCGGTGCAGATAAGCAGGCTGCCTCACTGGAACAACCAGCCGGACAGCTACCTGGCGTGCCTGCGCGCGGCCAAGAAGCCGGCTGTGGACAACATGCCCTTCAGCCCACTGGACAGCAAGCTGAACACGGTTTTGAAGGACGCCCACCTCGCCGGTGCGATGTCACCCAAGGTCAACCAGATGAGCTCGCCCAAGGTCAACCAGATGAGTCCCAACTACATCCGGGAGCTGAGAGCTTGA
- the LOC8084686 gene encoding uncharacterized protein LOC8084686 has protein sequence MQASARFSSSAAFRKVIAGVSSATTRSCYRTSRWKAHAAPLPAQEPPLKGQKRATKQERKVRIMEFVESYRASNEGKFPTIKNIRQQIGGGHYTVYEVLSEMKYNHTKLQLGNPKAAPLQGTVEVTEHPMQKVEARVLESQVSEQSMAEDDAEVAQHQGTVEVSENSLPMNKGKVDQFQGTESESFKDRMDKPDPGNQQREIEANKFNLKNSEKSLDANASNASDKSGSDLANEEKTHARDDNPKHEESANTGLLGSLKSFAYGIRNFWKNM, from the exons ATGCAAGCGTCCGCGcgcttctcctcctccgccgccttcAGGAAAG TGATCGCGGGTGTCTCTAGCGCCACCACACGGTCGTGCTACCGGACCTCCCGGTGGAAGGCGCATGCGGCGCCGCTGCCTGCGCAGGAGCCGCCACTGAAGGGGCAGAAGAGGGCTACAAAGCAGGAGAGGAAGGTTCGGATAATGGAATTTGTTGAGAG TTATAGGGCATCAAATGAAGGCAAGTTTCCTACTATAAAAAATATCCGTCAGCAAATTGGAGGCGGACATTACACAGTGTATGAGGTACTTTCAGAAATGAAGTATAATCATACAAAATTACAACTGGGTAATCCTAAGGCAGCTCCACTTCAAGGAACAGTTGAAGTCACTGAGCACCCCATGCAAAAGGTTGAAGCCAGAGTGCTTGAAAGTCAAGTTTCTGAGCAGTCCATGGCCGAGGATGATGCTGAAGTGGCTCAACATCAAGGAACAGTTGAAGTTTCTGAGAACTCCTTACCTATGAATAAAGGTAAGGTGGATCAGTTTCAAGGAACAGAGAGTGAGAGCTTTAAGGACCGAATG GACAAACCAGACCCTGGAAACCAGCAAAGGGAAATAGAAGCTAACAAATTCAATTTGAAGAATTCCGAAAAATCCCTGGATGCAAATGCTTCAAATGCATCAGATAAAAGTGGAAGTGACCTGGCAAATGAGGAAAAGACACATGCCAG AGATGACAACCCAAAGCATGAGGAATCCGCAAACACGGGTCTTTTGGGCAGTCTGAAATCTTTTGCTTATGGCATCAGAAACTTCTGGAAAAATATGTAA
- the LOC8084687 gene encoding ankyrin repeat domain-containing protein 13C: protein MDDVSKYSHSPAHLAVLRRDHAALRRLVAALPRLPRAGEVATEEESIAGEAVADAVSAVIDRRDVPRRETPLHLAVRLRDPVAADILMSAGADWSLQNADGWSALQEAVCTREEAIATIIARHYQPLAWAKWCRRLPRILASISRIRDFYMEISFHFESSVIPFIGRIAPSDTYRIWKRGAALRADMTLAGFDGFRIQRSDQTFLFLGDGARPEDAGGKELHPGSLIVLAHKDKEITDALEGAGVQPTESEVAHEVALMSKTNMYRPGIDVTQAELVPHLNWRRQERTESVGHWKAKVYDMQNVLVTVKSRRVPGAMTDEELFAMDGEEKNGRGAELDAELDEVLTAEERKQLDSALRMGNNEEEAEERGDQGEAGADHMDANGVAKDKKGWFGWGGKKGAKGDDKPPKVGSKDETSDPGKQKEKGSGKKKKGGSSAESLKHESEYKKGLRPVLWLTPDFPLKTDELIPLLDVLANKVKAVRRLRELLTTKLPTGTFPVKIAIPIVPTIRVIVTFTKFEELQPLDEFATPPSSPTQFQDAKAKESEGSGSWYSWVKGGRGTQSSDSGDSRNWKDEIDPFHIPSDYTWVDATEKKRRMKAKKAKSRRGTARKQSSKNTSEGGHHPMMDGFEE, encoded by the exons ATGGACGACGTGTCCAAGTACTCGCACAGCCCGGCGCACCTTGCCGTCCTGCGGCGCGACCACGCGGCGCTGCGGCGGCTGGTCGCGGCGCTCCCGCGCCTTCCGCGCGCCGGGGAGGTGGCCACCGAGGAGGAGTCCATCGCGGGGgaggccgtggcggacgccgtCTCCGCCGTCATCGACCGCCGCGACGTGCCGCGGAGGGAGACCCCGCTCCACCTCGCCGTGCGCCTCCGCGACCCCGTCGCCGCCGACATCCTCATGTCCGCGGGCGCCGACTGGTCGCTGCAGAACGCCGACGGCTGGTCCGCGCTCCAGGAGGCCGTCTGCACACGCGAGGAGGCCATCGCCACCATCATCGCGCGCCACTACCAGCCGCTCGCATGGGCCAAGTGGTGCCGCCGCCTCCCGCGCATCCTCGCCTCCATCTCCCGCATCCGTGACTTCTACATGGAGATCTCCTTCCACTTCGAGTCCTCCGTTATCCCCTTCATCGGCCGCATCGCGCCCTCCGACACCTACCGCATTTGGAAGCGCGGTGCCGCGCTCCGGGCCGACATGACGCTCGCGGGCTTCGACGGCTTCCGCATCCAGCGCTCGGACCAGACGTTCCTCTTCCTAGGAGACGGCGCCAGGCCCGAGGATGCCGGGGGCAAGGAGTTGCACCCGGGCTCGCTCATAGTGCTGGCGCACAAGGATAAGGAGATTACGGATGCGCTGGAGGGGGCGGGCGTGCAGCCCACAGAGTCAGAGGTGGCACATGAGGTGGCCTTGATGTCCAAGACCAACATGTACCGCCCAGGGATCGACGTCACGCAGGCGGAGCTTGTCCCACACTTGAATTGGCGCCGCCAAGAGAGGACAGAGTCTGTCGGGCACTGGAAAGCCAAGGTGTATGACATGCAGAATGTCCTCGTCACCGTGAAGTCTAGGCGCGTGCCTGGGGCGATGACGGATGAGGAGCTGTTTGCCATGGATGGGGAGGAGAAGAACGGGAGGGGTGCAGAGCTTGATGCTGAGTTAGACGAGGTGTTGACAGCTGAAGAGAGGAAGCAACTTGATTCTGCACTTAGGATGGGGAAcaatgaagaggaagctgaggaGAGGGGTGACCAAGGTGAAGCTGGTGCTGATCATATGGATGCGAATGGCGTGGCCAAAGATAAGAAGGGATGGTTCGGTTGGGGCGGCAAGAAAGGTGCCAAGGGCGATGACAAGCCACCGAAGGTGGGGAGTAAGGATGAAACAAGTGACCCAGGGAAGCAAAAGGAGAAGGGCagcgggaagaagaagaagggtggttcATCTGCTGAGTCTCTAAAACATGAAAGCGAGTACAAGAAGGGTTTAAGACCAGTGTTGTGGCTGACACCGGATTTCCCTCTGAAGAcagatgaactcatccctctgCTTGATGTCCTAGCAAACAAAGTGAAGGCTGTCAGGAGGCTTAGGGAACTCTTGACGACCAAACTTCCTACAGGCACATTTCCAGTCAAG ATTGCCATCCCAATTGTTCCAACGATACGAGTCATCGTGACATTCACAAAGTTTGAAGAACTACAGCCTCTAGACGAGTTTGCCACCCCACCTTCAAGCCCAACACAATTTCAGGACGCGAAAGCCAAAGAATCAGAAGGATCAGGCTCATGGTATTCATGGGTAAAGGGTGGCCGAGGTACGCAGTCCAGTGACAGTGGTGATAGCCGGAATTGGAAAGATGAGATTGATCCGTTCCACATACCATCGGACTACACCTGGGTTGATGCCACTGAGAAGAAGCGGAGGATGAAGGCAAAGAAAGCCAAGAGCAGGCGGGGCACAGCCCGAAAACAGTCCTCAAAGAACACTTCGGAAGGAGGCCACCATCCCATGATGGATGGCTTCGAGGAGTAA